In Platichthys flesus chromosome 21, fPlaFle2.1, whole genome shotgun sequence, the following are encoded in one genomic region:
- the LOC133933065 gene encoding centrosome and spindle pole-associated protein 1 encodes MAPASAVQGADSDPDRGWGLSFLLGTDYERKKQKLNQERQLEYQLYIAEKKEVKTSEPRPEPQVVFLPVIEKKTAQEKLREERKKEFNLLLKEKAQSRTPPIPFKPGQVQYSDAGHISSPASPLPTSNHQTNTPPPIRRVTAKRDTATWTEPENNGKSGGPWNLTQHRFRRDKQEMEAPTVHDQNNNDLLWNSDLHMQDSRRRSARYGPVTSKDEAEFATGLLIGATEEKGASQMRKEQYKQELLKQIAEKKRNKFRERNLELRAGATGATDPEQKVDLEAEEMEPNPQRGPPGRFQVEPSTALRQLPGNTEPAQGVPSLGYFNDAYHRDFSNMLGEVTIPRVAGVPPPIPPTVNDIYRTPYDAAYYYYGSRNPLEPNNPQHQNPQRGWVQPPGTLYPPLIPGRRTDASALAIGEFPEDKSKKWRESEVSHQEALKQQIQGSEERKRREKEEKLRYEAETEAEMLVYNPWGRSGGGAPIKDQKGNLISDLSQMHRINMELYNNPALKNREQNLSMRNGDTLAPLPQRIPVLNDQPSPQRLNQQESYIVDLKQQMEENRRKKEKATERKKMEEENDMRRIVEECARLQQKYEEEQRRHKEKHKVNSSSNQPDTHLQKKEKKVKQEQETVEEVPRSTRDREEEKTTPHEQREKSPPIPTLRRKTHIVASRPSSGIEESKREEVNLREQMRILEEKTQKQEEETEEKVPRSTRDREGGSTPLSYKQREKSPPIPTLRRRTQFVASRPSSDRERTAWAPHSVPGKMAPPPRGKTVLAQTSKNQIHPCPYSLPPLLGLSPKDEVIRELSVLRRHLRKEQMQLEAQMKQTDRQESSHPPSIRSSRRPRAAAAVHGEAELPSTSRTDPVPAPVNTKNPCEFNKLKYRDSSSREEALQMYPDNPPTGVQTLDVQQQALLQEYRRQIGLMRIREHADRDLWKVYLNCYHHANKPSPLVLKDSLFPSQSPFTGGYTGDVCGQQANRVGSPRPSTEHQERTTRRRRRAIFVNQREPDVEPDVESPKLPTSQNEGLSLDEEDFWSLRSAPERRVSVESVATEPWLRPGTSASLRGSACRKRLDTPSPGLTHRVT; translated from the exons ATGGCTCCAGCCTCTGCAGTACAAGGAGCAGACTCTGATCCAGACAGAG GGTGGGGCTTGAGTTTTCTGCTGGGGACAGACTATGAAAGGAAGAAACAGAAACTCAACCAGGAGCGTCAGCTGGAATACCAACTTTACATTGCCGAG AAAAAGGAAGTGAAAACCAGTGAACCTCGTCCAGAACCACAAGTTGTCTTCCTACCTGTTATCGAGAAGAAAACCGCTCAG GAAAAgttgagagaggagaggaagaaagaattCAACCTCTTGCTCAAGGAAAAAGCTCAAAGCAGAACTCCTCCTATTCCTTTTAAG CCTGGACAGGTGCAATATTCAGATGCTGGACACAtttcttctccagcttctcccctGCCCACCTCCAACCACCAAACAAACACGCCCCCTCCAATCAGGAGGGTCACTGCCAAGAGAGATACGGCCACGTGGACTGAGCCAGAGAATAATGGAAAAAGCGGAGGGCCCTGGAATCTAACCCAACATCG ATTTCGTCGGGACAAACAGGAGATGGAGGCCCCTACTGTTCATGACCAGAACAACAACGACTTGCTTTGGAACTCAGA CCTGCACATGCaagacagcaggaggaggtctGCAAGATATGGTCCTGTCACCAGCAAGGATGAAGCTGAGTTTGCTACTGGATTACTTATTG GGGCAACAGAAGAGAAGGGGGCCTCTCAGATGAGGAAAGAACAGTACAAGCAGGAGCTTCTGAAACAAATTgctgagaagaagagaaacaagttTAG GGAGAGGAACCTTGAGCTCAGGGCTGGAGCCACTGGAGCCACAGACCCTGAGCAGAAG GTAGATCTGGAGGCCGAGGAGATGGAACCCAATCCACAGAGAGGGCCCCCGGGAAGGTTCCAGGTGGAGCCCAGCACAGCTCTCCGTCAGCTGCCAGGAAACACAGAGCCAGCACAAGGTGTCCCCTCACTGGGTTATTTCAATGATGCCTACCACAGGGACTTTTCCAACATGCTGGGAGAGGTGACCATTCCGAG GGTTGCTGGTGTTCCACCTCCAATTCCTCCCACTGTAAATGATATTTACAGGACACCATATGATGcagcttattattattatggttcaAGAAATCCACTGGAACCGAATAATCCTCAACATcaaa ATCCTCAGCGTGGATGGGTGCAGCCGCCTGGGACTCTCTATCCTCCTCTGATACCTGGTCGCCGCACTGA TGCATCTGCCCTTGCTATTGGAGAGTTTCCTGAAGACAAGTCcaagaaatggagagagagtgaagtgaGTCACCAGGAGGCCCTCAAGCAGCAG ATCCAAGGAAGTGAGGAGcgtaaaagaagagaaaaagaagagaagttgCGATATGAGGCTGAGACGGAAGCTGAGATGTTGGTGTACAACCCCTGGGGACGAAGCGGGGGAGGCGCTCCGATTAAAGACCAAAAGGGCAATCTCATCA GCGACTTAAGTCAAATGCACAGGATCAACATGGAGCTGTACAACAATCCTGCTCTCAAGAATCGTGAGCAAAACCTCTCAATGAGGAATGGGGACACTCTCGCTCCCCTCCCTCAGCGGATACCAG TTTTAAATGATCAACCATCTCCACAGCGACTCAACCAGCAGGAATCATACATAGTGGACCTGAAACAGCAG ATGGAGGAAAacaggagaaagaaggagaaggcgacagaaagaaagaagatggaggaggagaacgatATGAGGAGGATAGTGGAGGAATGTGCCCGCCTCCAGCAGAAATATGAAGAGGAGCAAAGAAGGCACAAAGAGAAGCATAAG GTAAACAGCAGTTCCAATCAACCTGACACACATTTgcagaagaaggaaaagaaggtGAAGCAGGAACAAGAGACGGTGGAAGAGGTGCCTCGGAgcaccagagacagagaggaggagaaaaccaCTCCTCACGAG CAGCGAGAGAAGTCTCCTCCCATCCCAACCCTGCGGAGGAAGACACACATTGTGGCATCCAGACCTTCCTCTGGG ATAGAAGAAAgcaagagagaggaggtgaaccTGAGAGAACAAATGAGGATTTTGGAGGAAAAGACCCAGaagcaggaagaagagacggAGGAAAAGGTGCCTCGGAGCAccagggacagagagggggggagcaCACCTTTGAGTTACAAG CAGCGAGAGAAGTCTCCTCCCATCCCAACCCTGCGGAGGAGGACACAGTTTGTGGCATCCAGACCTTCCTCTGAC CGGGAGCGCACTGCGTGGGCACCACACTCAGTCCCTGGGAAAATGGCCCCACCGCCACGAGGTAAGACTGTCCTAGCCCAAACTTCTAAAAATCAAATCCATCCATGTCCCTACTCACTCCCCCCTCTGCTTGGTCTATCCCCGAAAGATGAAGTGATCCGAGAGCTGTCAGTCCTTCGCAGGCACCTGAGGAAAGAGCAAATGCAACTGGAGGCCCAGATGAAGCAAACAGATCGACAGGAGAGCAGCCACCCTCCCTCCATCAG GAGCAGCAGACGACCCAGAGCGGCTGCAGCTGTGCACGGGGAGGCCGAGCTGCCGTCCACGTCCAGAACCGacccagtccctgctccagttaACACAAAAAACCCCTGTGAGTTCAACAAGCTTAAATACAGGG ACTCGTCATCTCGTGAGGAGGCTCTCCAGATGTACCCCGACAACCCCCCCACTGGTGTACAGACTCTGGACGTCCAGCAGCAGGCCCTCCTCCAAGAGTATAGACGCCAAATCGGCCTCATGAGGATACGAGAACATGCTGACCGTG ACCTCTGGAAGGTGTATCTGAACTGTTATCATCAC GCGAACAAACCTTCGCCCCTCGTCCTGAAGGACTCCTTGTTTCCATCTCAGTCACCTTTTACAG GTGGTTACACTGGGGACGTGTGTGGACAGCAGGCTAATCGGGTGGGATCCCCTCGGCCGTCAACGGAGCACCAAGAGAGGACGACCCGACGAAGGAGACGAGCT ATTTTCGTGAATCAGAGGGAGCCAGACGTTGAGCCAGACGTTGAGTCTCCGAAGTTGCCGACCAGCCAGAACG aggggctgtccCTTGACGAAGAGGACTTCTGGTCTCTGAGGTCTGCCCCGGAGAGGCGTGTCTCTGTGGAGAGCGTCGCCACAGAGCCCTGGCTGCGGCCTGGCACTTCGGCTTCTTTGAGAGGCTCAGCCTGTAGAAAGAGGCTGGATACTCCATCGCCCGGCCTCACACACCGTGTCACGTAG